Proteins encoded together in one Miscanthus floridulus cultivar M001 chromosome 16, ASM1932011v1, whole genome shotgun sequence window:
- the LOC136510260 gene encoding uncharacterized protein: MPLQWFDKLKPRSIRYWDDLQTAFCNNFAGIITHPMMASKLKGVRQRRGESLRDYYRRFGEFRAQAHDITDREVIEAFAEGIFANWQFKDYYSENPRTNEDFKRIVEKLILSEERTRHRFARDNPENRGKLDQRQQDKRSRQDDMVATTDNKRRYNNNNYNSSYNNGSSNNYRNNNYRERRPESLENLPCHIHLGSGHKLVDCFTFQQQFVKRENGHQNNAEKKQDEPKKEEKKAQGDYQEPQHQLAVIFSGAPNVRSKQQEKLEHRAIMAAELATPRYLNWSEYPIQFTREDQWTSMANAGCYPLVLGPTIVGVAVTKVLIDGGAGLNIIFTDTLKKMSLDCEGLMTPTSTPFYGIVPGKEAMPHGQITLPVTFRTAEKYHTEFIKFEVADFESCYHAILGRPALTKYMAIPHYRYLLLKMPMTKGVLSLRGDLKKAYDYDVQAVQISERLQDLKIGKEIATLATEMNPDEIQIPAKKPSNFAPPKEAATKTIDLLTGDLEKTAIISANLDPK, encoded by the coding sequence ATgccactacaatggtttgacaagcTGAAGCCAAGATCAATTAGATATTGGGACGACTTGCAGACTGCATTTTGCAACAACTTCGCAGGAATAATAACCCACCCAATGATGGCGTCCAAGTTGAAAGGAGTAAGACAAAGAAGGGGAGAAAGTCTAAGAGATTACTACAGAAGGTTTGGGGAATTCAGAGCACAAGCCCACGATATTACCGACAGAGAAGTAATTGAAGCATTCGCAGAAGGAATTTTTGCAAATTGGCAATTCAAGGACTACTATAGTGAAAACCCgagaacaaatgaagacttcaaaAGAATAGTGGAGAAGCTAATCTTATCAGAAGAAAGAACCCGACATAGGTTCGCCAGAGACAACCCGGAAAATAGAGGGAAACTAGACCAAAGGCAACAAGATAAAAGGTCAAGGCAAGATGacatggtggcaaccacagacaacaagaGAAGATACAATAACAACAACTACAATAGCAGCTACAACAATGGCAGTAGCAACAACTACCGCAACAACAATTACCGAGAAAGAAGGCCAGAAAGCTTGGAAAACTTACCATGCCACATACACCTAGGTTCTGGGCACAAGTTGGTAGACTGTTTTACTTTCCAACAGCAATTTGTAAAAAGAGAAAATGGGCATCAAAACAACGCGGAGAAGAAACAAGATGAAccaaagaaggaagaaaagaaggcgcAAGGAGATTACCAAGAACCCCAACATCAACTAGCAGTTATTTTTTCAGGGGCACCCAACGTGAGAAGCAAGcagcaagagaagctagaacacaGGGCAATAATGGCAGCAGAACTCGCCACCCCAAGATACTTAAACTGGTCAGAATATCCTATTCAATTCACAAGAGAAGATCAATGGACCAGCATGGCAAATGCAGGATGCTATCCATTGGTATTGGGTCCAACTATTGTAGGAGTTGCTGTAACCAAGGTCCTCATTgatggaggagccggactcaacattatCTTCACTGACACGCTCAAAAAGATGAGTCTAGACTGCGAAGGGTTGATGACACCAACCAGTACACCATtctatggcatagtacccggcaaagaaGCAATGCCTCATGGACAAATAACACTTCCAGTTACCTTCAGAACGGCAGAAAAATACCACACAGAATTTATTAAATTTGAAGTGGCCGACTTCGAGTCATGCTATCATGCAATACTTGGGAGGCCAGCTTTAACCAAATACATGGCAATACCACACTACCGATACCTCTTGCTCAAGATGCCAATGACAAAAGGTGTACTATCACTAAGAGGAGACTTGAAGAAAGCATATGACTATGATGTACAAGCAGTACAGATATCAGAAAGACTACAAGACCTGAAGATAGGAAAAGAGATCGCAACCTTAGCAACAGAAATGAACCCGGATGAGATCCAAATTCCAGCCAAGAAGCCAAGTaacttcgcaccaccaaaagaagccgcaaCAAAGACCATAGACTTATTGACTGGTGACCTGGAGAAGACGGCGATCATCAGTGCAAACCTTGACCctaaatag